One genomic segment of Anastrepha obliqua isolate idAnaObli1 unplaced genomic scaffold, idAnaObli1_1.0 ptg000005lb, whole genome shotgun sequence includes these proteins:
- the LOC129251130 gene encoding uncharacterized protein LOC129251130 codes for MSSNTEDFNADELQAPEWMNDDFFLKVLTSCEGKGSKLKMRSAKISPASMKGDHYASVMFRAQLDYELEGVHKSKSVIMKTMPENDGHKKEMLGKTDIFEKEIIMYTEVIPRFEKILRAVGDDTVLKAPCLYHALQPKKIIVFEDLVPKGYEVVRGRVLNAEEVKAAYAKLAKWHAISYKINLEEPHYFDKFERGMLSMSNIAEQRFVTDGITNFVNMLRQTPSLHEYLPYFEALEPKLLEKCRASFIEFREAPQPNSQYVLCHGDFHSKNMMFKHNKETGALVDVLLLDFQIGYVGPIVNDLIYSLYFILGANLRLQFPAFLYSYFTNFIDTLKKIGFKGPLPTITQLHAQHRRHKCFEFFLLTTFLPMWFAVEEKTEVEALMTSEEFRRNIYKSKSYVEYLEEHLPRFLHLGYFDD; via the exons ATGTCCTCAAATACAGAAGACTTCAATGCCGACGAATTGCAGGCACCAGAATGGATGAATGACGATTTCTTCTTAAAGGTGTTGACAAGCTGTGAGGGCAAaggaagtaaactgaaaatgcGTAGTGCAAAAATTTCGCCAGCCTCCATGAAGGGTGATCACTATGCCAGTGTAATGTTTCGCGCGCAACTGGACTATGAGTTGGAGGGCGTGCACAAGTCCAAATCTGTGATTATGAAAACGATGCCCGAAAACGACGGACACAAGAAGGAAATGTTAGGCAAGAcggatattttcgaaaaagagATCATCATGTACACGGAAGTGATACCACGTTTCGAAAAGATTTTGCGCGCCGTGGGCGATGACACAGTGCTCAAAGCACC CTGTTTATATCACGCTTTGCAACCGAAGAAAATAATTGTCTTCGAAGACTTAGTACCTAAGGGCTATGAAGTGGTGCGAGGGCGCGTACTCAACGCGGAAGAAGTGAAGGCCGCGTATGCCAAGTTGGCCAAGTGGCATGCCATAAGCTACAAAATCAATTTGGAG GAGCCGCACTATTTTGACAAGTTCGAGCGTGGCATGCTCAGTATGTCTAACATAGCAGAGCAGCGGTTCGTAACAGATGGCATTACCAACTTCGTTAATATGCTGAGACAAACACCTTCGCTACATGAATATTTGCCATACTTTGAGGCCCTAGAGCcgaaacttttagaaaaatgtcgtGCATCGTTCATTGAGTTTCGTGAAGCACCTCAACCGAATTCACAGTATGTGCTTTGTCATGGTGactttcattccaaaaatatgaTGTTTAAGCACAATAAAGAAACTGGCGCATTGGTGGATGTTTTGCTCTTGGATTTTCAAATCGGCTATGTTGGTCCAATTGTGAACGATTTGATATATTCACTTTACTTCATTTTGGGTGCAAATCTGCGCTTGCAATTTCCAGCTTTCTTGTACAGTTATTTCACCAATTTCAtcgatactttaaaaaaaattggtttcaagGGTCCACTGCCGACCATCACACAACTACATGCACAGCATAGACGTCACAAGTGCTTCG AGTTCTTCCTTTTAACCACTTTTTTGCCCATGTGGTTCGCAGTAGAAGAAAAGACCGAGGTTGAAGCGCTGATGACGTCCGAAGAATTTCGTCGCAATATATACAAGTCAAAGAGCTACGTGGAGTATTTGGAGGAACATTTGCCGCGTTTCTTGCACTTGGGTTACTTTGATGATTAA